One window of the Novipirellula caenicola genome contains the following:
- a CDS encoding FMN-binding protein, with the protein MNSSLPTDPTLSGLASTPPPPTASIYGVVLSVGIVCSLAVVIVYQLTGPRIIRNRVALRHDAILAVLPDAVTVIPFEFDTTLGQFQPAATDDADSDLVYAGFGPGGELVGLAIETEGMGYQDTIRLMYGYSPHEQAIIGIRVLESRETPGLGDRIETDVNFLSHFRRLDVSLESTSNQLAHSIEFVKSGNKTDPWQIDGITGATISSRATAAMIGDSAADWIPRVYPRLADFTATSQETR; encoded by the coding sequence ATGAATAGCTCGCTTCCCACTGACCCGACGTTGTCCGGATTGGCAAGCACGCCGCCTCCGCCAACGGCATCGATTTACGGAGTGGTGTTGAGTGTCGGGATCGTGTGCAGTCTTGCCGTTGTGATTGTTTATCAGTTGACGGGGCCTCGGATCATCCGTAACCGAGTGGCACTGCGTCACGACGCCATTCTGGCGGTCCTGCCCGATGCAGTGACGGTGATCCCGTTCGAGTTTGACACCACCCTAGGTCAGTTCCAGCCTGCTGCGACGGATGACGCCGATTCCGATCTTGTGTACGCAGGCTTTGGGCCGGGCGGAGAACTTGTCGGTTTGGCAATCGAGACCGAGGGGATGGGGTATCAGGACACGATTCGGCTGATGTATGGATACTCGCCACACGAGCAAGCGATCATCGGCATTCGCGTGCTAGAAAGCCGTGAAACGCCAGGGCTCGGCGACCGCATTGAAACGGATGTCAATTTCCTGAGTCACTTTCGACGATTGGATGTGTCGCTCGAATCCACCTCGAACCAGCTTGCCCATTCGATTGAGTTTGTCAAATCGGGAAACAAGACTGACCCTTGGCAGATCGACGGGATCACCGGAGCAACGATTTCGTCGCGAGCTACCGCGGCGATGATCGGTGACAGTGCAGCGGACTGGATCCCTCGCGTCTATCCTCGCCTTGCCGATTTCACGGCAACCTCACAGGAGACGCGATGA
- a CDS encoding electron transport complex protein RnfA, which yields MSNESLGVIFINACLVNNFVLAYFLGICPFLGVSAKRQTAMGMGAAVTLVMTVSSIAASAIHTLLVYLDTPYLQLISFIAVIASMVQLVEMFIKKVSPSLFRSLGIFLPLITTNCAILAVALFQTNRGYDWLQSIVFAIGAGVGFTLALVLMAGIREKLELARPPDLVKGAALTLIIAGLLSICFMGFAGLMG from the coding sequence ATGAGCAACGAGTCGCTTGGCGTGATCTTCATCAACGCATGTTTAGTGAACAATTTTGTGCTGGCCTATTTTCTTGGGATTTGTCCGTTCTTGGGCGTGTCCGCCAAACGTCAAACCGCAATGGGGATGGGGGCGGCAGTCACGCTGGTGATGACCGTCAGCTCGATTGCCGCGTCAGCAATCCACACGTTGTTGGTGTACTTGGACACACCTTATTTGCAACTGATTTCGTTCATCGCGGTGATCGCATCGATGGTCCAATTGGTCGAGATGTTCATTAAAAAGGTCAGCCCAAGTCTATTTCGATCATTGGGGATTTTTTTGCCACTGATCACGACGAACTGTGCGATCCTGGCGGTTGCCCTATTTCAAACCAACCGAGGCTACGACTGGCTTCAGTCGATCGTGTTTGCGATCGGTGCCGGAGTGGGCTTCACATTGGCTCTGGTACTGATGGCTGGAATTCGCGAGAAACTTGAACTTGCCCGTCCACCAGATCTTGTCAAAGGGGCGGCATTGACCTTGATCATTGCGGGATTGCTTTCGATTTGTTTTATGGGGTTCGCGGGGTTAATGGGGTGA
- a CDS encoding RnfABCDGE type electron transport complex subunit D → MTPLSKTLTIQSSPHIGATSSVDSIMRNVVFALLPVCAFAIYVFGISAALILVVAVLSCVLTEHLLCWFAGRPTTVGDGSVLITGILYGLILPPSLPLWMVVAGGVIGVAMGKFLFGGLGYNAFNPALVGRAILQAAFPAAMTTWPSESVASFTSLPSSTLALPLTKPVYDGISAATPLAKWKFEQIPTDTTDLFMGTVSGSTGETCAALILLGGVYLVARRMMSWRIPVAILSTVALGSTLLQAIDPTRYAGPSLMLFSGGLMLGAVFMATDMVASPITHLGCVIYGILIGLLVVVIRVWGGMPEGVMYAILIGNAISPHIDHWIQPRVYGTASRGDVV, encoded by the coding sequence ATGACCCCGTTATCCAAAACGCTGACGATCCAAAGTTCGCCGCACATTGGTGCCACGTCAAGTGTCGACTCGATCATGCGGAACGTGGTGTTTGCATTGCTGCCGGTGTGTGCATTCGCAATTTACGTATTTGGGATTTCCGCCGCATTGATCTTGGTGGTGGCCGTGTTGTCCTGCGTGCTAACGGAACACCTACTGTGTTGGTTCGCTGGCCGACCAACCACCGTCGGCGACGGATCGGTGCTGATCACTGGCATCTTGTATGGATTGATTCTGCCACCAAGTTTGCCACTCTGGATGGTGGTTGCGGGTGGAGTGATCGGAGTTGCGATGGGAAAGTTCCTTTTTGGTGGGCTTGGCTACAACGCGTTTAATCCTGCTTTGGTGGGACGGGCGATCTTACAGGCCGCCTTTCCTGCAGCAATGACGACGTGGCCATCCGAATCCGTCGCCTCGTTCACGTCGCTCCCATCGTCGACACTTGCGCTGCCACTGACCAAGCCGGTTTACGATGGCATCTCGGCGGCGACGCCGCTGGCGAAATGGAAATTCGAGCAGATTCCAACCGACACGACGGACCTTTTTATGGGCACGGTCTCGGGATCGACCGGAGAAACATGTGCAGCCCTGATCTTGCTCGGAGGCGTCTACTTGGTGGCTCGCCGAATGATGAGTTGGCGGATCCCGGTAGCGATCCTTTCCACCGTTGCCCTAGGCAGCACGCTATTGCAAGCGATTGATCCGACTCGCTATGCAGGACCCTCGTTGATGTTGTTTTCAGGCGGTTTGATGTTGGGAGCGGTCTTCATGGCCACCGATATGGTTGCCTCGCCGATCACTCATCTTGGCTGTGTCATCTACGGGATTTTGATCGGTTTGTTGGTCGTCGTCATTCGAGTTTGGGGGGGCATGCCCGAGGGCGTAATGTACGCGATTCTGATTGGCAATGCCATCTCGCCCCATATCGACCACTGGATTCAACCGCGAGTCTATGGCACGGCATCTCGAGGAGACGTGGTATGA
- a CDS encoding electron transport complex subunit E: MMAFPHVEPEAVPPATDDLVNGIWKQNPVFVHVLGMCPVLAVSNTAINALAMGLATSFVLLMSNVVVSLIRHVVPNQVRIVTFIMVIATFVTIVDYVIQAISLPLHRSLGAFISLIVVNCLILGRAEAFASKHRLGRSTLDALGMGVGFTVALLCLGAVRELLGNGSLFGFRMFGESFQEWTIMMLPPGGFFTLAAWLLLIHWFEQRRGGTETQREVVR; encoded by the coding sequence ATGATGGCTTTTCCGCACGTCGAACCTGAAGCAGTGCCGCCCGCGACGGACGATCTCGTTAATGGCATTTGGAAACAGAATCCAGTCTTTGTCCACGTGTTAGGGATGTGTCCGGTGCTGGCGGTTTCCAACACTGCGATCAACGCGCTGGCGATGGGGTTAGCGACTTCGTTTGTGTTGCTGATGTCCAACGTTGTCGTCTCGCTGATTCGCCACGTCGTTCCAAACCAAGTCCGCATTGTGACGTTCATTATGGTGATCGCCACGTTTGTCACGATTGTCGACTACGTAATCCAAGCGATCAGTTTGCCGCTGCATCGGTCGCTAGGAGCCTTTATTTCGCTGATCGTGGTCAATTGTTTGATCCTGGGGCGGGCCGAAGCGTTTGCCTCGAAACATCGCCTGGGGCGTTCGACGCTGGACGCACTTGGGATGGGCGTCGGTTTCACGGTCGCGTTGCTTTGCTTGGGCGCCGTTCGCGAACTGCTCGGCAATGGCAGTCTGTTTGGATTTCGAATGTTCGGCGAGTCGTTCCAGGAGTGGACAATCATGATGCTGCCGCCGGGCGGATTTTTTACGCTGGCAGCATGGTTGTTGTTAATCCACTGGTTTGAACAACGTCGTGGTGGCACCGAAACCCAGCGTGAGGTGGTCCGATGA
- the rsxC gene encoding electron transport complex subunit RsxC has translation MRNLRFDFFRGKTFAHGIHPPESKQETCHREIQQFPFAPLLIVPLSQHIGKPAVPVVDADDEVVRGQLIAAADGFMSVAIHAPASGIIRRIAPTPSINGKMEPAFFLEPFAASTQEVVEGTPLDIDSASGEQILAAIQSAGIVGLGGAGFPTHAKLKIPDDKFADTLVINGIECEPYLTTDHRVMLEHADDVITGVGYLLRATAAERAIIAVEANKPDAAESLRRVLPPSVPITIEVLPVKYPQGAEKMLITALLGREVPSRGLPLDVHAICVNVGTAAEIGKLIPHGLGLQERVVTVGGPAIQRKGNYRIPIGTTLRFILETLGTEPDISTVVMGGPMMGAAASSLDIPITKGSTGVIAFTERETGKLRSRKQFPCIKCGDCVDVCPLFLNPSQLGLLAEHGRYSSMVNDHHLMDCFECGCCTFVCPAHIPLVQQFRVAKAAMRKAARSEG, from the coding sequence ATGAGAAATCTACGGTTTGACTTTTTTCGCGGTAAGACATTCGCCCATGGGATTCATCCTCCTGAATCGAAACAGGAGACTTGTCATCGCGAGATTCAACAATTCCCGTTTGCACCGCTATTGATCGTGCCACTTTCGCAGCACATCGGCAAACCGGCTGTTCCCGTGGTGGATGCAGACGACGAAGTGGTGCGCGGCCAGTTGATCGCTGCGGCAGACGGATTCATGTCAGTGGCGATCCACGCTCCGGCGTCAGGAATCATCCGCCGAATTGCCCCAACCCCCAGCATCAACGGAAAGATGGAACCCGCATTTTTTCTTGAGCCGTTTGCGGCATCGACTCAAGAAGTGGTCGAGGGAACTCCGCTGGACATCGATTCGGCAAGCGGTGAGCAGATCCTCGCCGCGATCCAGTCCGCGGGCATTGTCGGGCTCGGGGGCGCCGGATTTCCGACCCATGCGAAACTGAAAATCCCCGACGACAAGTTTGCCGACACGTTGGTGATCAACGGCATCGAATGTGAACCGTATCTGACGACCGATCACCGCGTGATGCTTGAACATGCCGACGACGTGATCACCGGTGTCGGTTACTTGTTACGCGCGACCGCTGCCGAGCGGGCGATCATTGCGGTCGAAGCAAACAAACCCGATGCGGCGGAATCGCTTCGACGCGTGTTGCCGCCGTCGGTCCCGATCACCATCGAAGTCTTGCCCGTGAAATATCCGCAAGGTGCCGAGAAGATGTTGATCACCGCGTTGTTGGGCCGAGAGGTTCCTTCACGCGGATTGCCGCTCGATGTGCATGCGATTTGCGTCAACGTGGGGACTGCGGCTGAGATTGGCAAATTGATTCCTCACGGACTCGGGCTGCAGGAACGCGTCGTCACGGTGGGCGGACCAGCGATCCAGCGGAAAGGCAACTACCGCATCCCGATCGGTACGACGCTGCGGTTTATTTTGGAAACCTTGGGCACCGAACCCGACATTTCGACCGTTGTGATGGGCGGACCGATGATGGGGGCGGCCGCCTCGAGTTTGGATATCCCAATCACCAAAGGCTCCACCGGCGTGATCGCGTTTACCGAGCGTGAAACGGGCAAGCTGAGATCACGAAAGCAGTTTCCCTGTATCAAGTGTGGCGACTGCGTCGACGTCTGTCCGCTCTTTTTGAACCCGTCACAATTGGGACTGCTTGCCGAACATGGTCGTTATTCGTCGATGGTCAACGACCACCACTTGATGGACTGTTTCGAGTGTGGCTGTTGCACGTTTGTGTGCCCTGCTCACATTCCCTTGGTCCAGCAATTTCGCGTCGCCAAGGCGGCGATGCGCAAGGCGGCAAGGAGCGAGGGATGA